Part of the Triticum urartu cultivar G1812 chromosome 2, Tu2.1, whole genome shotgun sequence genome, atgaaatctggcaaatggataaacaaaactacattccttaatggatttaaagaagagttgtatatgatgcaaccagaaggttttgtcaatcctaaaggtgctaacaaaatatgcaagctccagcgatccatctatggactggtgcaagcatctcggagttggaatatatgctttgataagttgatcaaagcatatagttttatacagacctgcggtgaagcctgtatttacaagaaagtgagtgggagcactacaacatttctgataattatatgtgtatgacatattgttgatcggaaataatgtagaattattctgcaaagcataaaggagtgtttgaaaggattttttcaaagaaaacctcggtgaagctgcttacatattgagcatcaagacctatagagatagatcaagacgcttgataagtttttttttcaatgagtacataccttgacaatattttgaaatagttcaaaaattggaacggtcaaagaaagagttcttggctgtgttacaaggtgtgaaattgagtaagactcaaagcccgaccacggcagaagatagaaagagaatgaaagtcattccctatgcctcagccataggttctataaagtatgccatgctgtgtaccagatctattgtataccctacattgtgttaagcaagggagtacaatagtgatctaagagtagatcactggacattggtcaaaattatccttagtggaataaggaaatatttctcgattatggaggtgacaaaaggtttgtcgtaaaaagttacgtcgatgcaagttttgacacagatctggatgactctaagtctcgatctagatacatattgaaagtgggagcaattagctagagtagctccgtgcagagcattgtagacatagaattcgcaaaatacttacggatctgtatgtgacagacccgttgactaaaattatctcacaagcaaaacatgatcacaccttagtactctttgggtgttaatcacataaatgatgtgaactagattattgactctagtaaaccctttgggtataggtcacatgacgatgtgaactatgggtgttaatcacatggtaatgtgaactcttagtgttgaatcacatggcgatgtgaactagattattgactctagtgcaagtgggagactgaaggaaatatgccctagaggcaataataaagttattatttttttccttatatcatgataaatgtttattattcatgctagaattgtattaaccggaaacataatacatgtgtgaatacatagacaaacagagtgtcactagtatgcctctacttgactagctcgttaatcaaagatggttatgtttcctaaccatggacaaagagttgttatttgattaactggatcacatcattagatgaatgatctgattgacatgacccattccattagcttagcacccgatcgtttagtatgttgctattgctttcttcatgacttatacatgttcctatgaccatgagattatgcaactaccgtttgccggaggaacactttgtgtgctaccaaacatcacaacgtaactgggtgattataaaggagctctacaggtgtctccaaaggtacatgttgggttggcgtatttcgagattaggatttgtcactccgattgtcggagaggtatctctgggccctctcggtaatgcacatcacataagccttgcaagcattgcaactaatgagttagttgtgagatgatgcattacggaacgagtaaagagacttgccggtaacgagattgaactaggtattaagataccgacgatcgaatctcgggcaagtaacataccgatgacaaagggaacaacgtatgttgttatgcggtctgaccgataaaagatcttcgtagaatatgtaggagccaatatgagcatccaggttccgctattggttattgaccagagacgtgtcttggtcatgtctacattgttctcgaacccgtagggtccgccgcttaaggtttcgatgacagttatattatgagtttatgcattttgatgtaccgaagtttgttcggagtcccggatgtgatcacagacatgatgaggagtctcgaaatggtcgagacataaagattgatatattggaagcctatatttggatatcggaagtgttccgggtgaaatcgggattttaccggagaaCCGGGAGGTTCctgaaccccccgggaggtatatgggccttagtgggctttagtggaagagaggagaggtgtccagggctgggccgcgcgcccctccctccctagtccgaataggacaaggagaggggggcggcgccccccttccttctctctctcctctttcccccttcccgaatcctattccaactaggaaagggggggaatctactcccggtgggagtaggactcctcctggcgcgccctcctcctggccggccgcacccccctttgatcctttatatacggaggcacggggcacccctagacacacaagttgatccacgtgatcatactcttagccgtgtgcggtgcccccttccaccatagtcctcgataatattgtagcggtgcttaggcgaaaccctgcgacggtagtacatcaagatcgtcaccacgccatcgtgctgacggaactcttccctgacactttgctggatcggagtccggggatcgtcatcgagctgaacgtgtgctagaactcggaggtgccgtagtttcggtgcttgatcggtcgggccgtgaagacgtacaactacatcaaccacgttgtgctaacgcttccgttgtcgatctacaagggtacgtagatcacactctcccctctcgttgctatgcatcaccatgatcttgcgtgtgcgtaggaatttttttgaaattactacattccccatcaattatatcatgccatcatgtatacttagacaacaggtatgtgaattatttcatcccaacctattttagaaagacctcatatagttgtgtcatgtcatcctgtttaggtactcatcatatgttgaattatgccattatatcctgttaagttatccatcatatatctgaaactgtgtcatgctatcctgtttagttaggcatcatatatgtgaaactgtgtcatgctgtcctgtttggttagacaacatatatgtgaattaccacatctgtctatcatacaatgtctatacgttcaatttcttttcttgtttatcagccatttgaattggagggggttcTTGAACAGGACAGCGGTACTGGCCAGCTACAAgcgcttgtgccagcggtactggccagtaactcgaacagcAAGTTACTGTGGCTGATAAACACCAGTCCTTTCTTGTGCAACAgtaagcgctggaggatttaagcgccaaacaagagaaagttaataagcttgctaagcatcttgccagcattatgggtacctaggatattgtttcttgaactcgtctgaagtggtttcagttctggacttgttttgctgcggcgtttatatgctgctttgttccctatatttgcactggtggcgaactttgatgcccagtggatgtaatatgtgtaatagtcgtgatagcctaacataagttgcttgcttatttatttccttgttgtcttgtttatttgtttgcttgtagtcagtgcagttctttttccgcggtttgctagtggctgcaataacctattttttaaaactaggccacaataaccatgagctaatatttactgtagtgacactgggcctcctacgggccatagaaacagtgggccttctgtgggccatagaaacagtaggccttctacgggccgtagaaacaatgggctttctacgggccgtagaaacaatgggccttctacgggccgtatcatcaatgggccttatacgggacGTATGATCAATTgaccaaacatgggccaataacaggccgcattatggccgtaaatgggccatcgttaataggccgtatttgatgatgctatgaaaatggcccaacgtattaacggaccacaaacgggtcgactgtaaccacgggctgaatttggcccacgagcagaaaatgacagtaacgggccgtaagtaaatgaatgctaGAAATGaccccaagaataaatgggctctgagaaggccgaaagataacatgggctggaaacagcccaacggaataacgagccgttaatgggtataaagtgatacactgttcattacgggccagtttcaccaagggtcgttaatgggtgtaaagtgatacactgttcattacgggccagtttcaccatgggccgttaatacgccaagagttacatagggcctcatatgggccgaaagacgtcatgggccggaagtgaaaacgggctgcaatcatattggatggcccagatgacgctactgggcctaattcggatagggcgtaatgggccttgggttagcgggctgtaaatgggctatatgcgaataggacgttaacaggctttccatgggccggcccgccaccttttgaccaagtcaaacagtccggccttttcacaggaatgggcctctgttgggccatgccacgtgtcgacgtatcataggcgccttctgtccaatgagtggatgacatctgtcccaacgatgagccgacacgtgtttcctccagccaatgatgattttacacgtggaaaatccccattggtcggttctgttaacgggttatcggatccaaaacccgactcgatagcttaacggcgttccgttacagtggatgtcacgtgtcggtcacccttgaagaaagcacttctgtgacgcgcgatttatcgtcatggaagtgcacactttcgtgatgataattttggtaatgtcatggaacacttctacgacagcacatgtatgactatcttgattctgtcataaatttgtcatggatgtacatgcatgacaaaaaaacgcaacctactgtgacaaacgcgtatcatcacggaagtgtattttttgtagtgcacggagggctccacccacgaagggtccacgaagaagcaaccttgtctatcccaccatggccatcgcccacgaaggacttgcctcacttgggtagatcttcacgaagtaggagatctccttgcccttacaaactccttggttcaactccacaatcttgacggaggctcccaagtgacacctaaccaatccaGAAAACatcactctccaaaaggtaataaatggtgtgttgatgatgaactccttgctcttgtgcctcaaatgatagtctccccaacactcaactctctcacacagatttggatttggtggaaagaagatttgagtggaaagcaacttgggtaaggctagagatcaagattcttgtggttggaatggaatatcttggtctcaacccatgagtaggtggttctctctcagaaaatgtatgttggaagtgcagacacgttctgatggctttctccatgaatgaagagtgggtggagggatatatatagcctccacacaaaatctaaccgttacacacaattcaccaaactcggtgggaccgaatcatgaaactcggccaggccgatttagttcaaaatgtgaccGTTAAGTatttcggtgggactgatatGATCAACTTGgcgggaccgatgtgctagggttagggtaaaacatcaactcagtttgaccgattacacaaactcggtgggaccgattttggtaataagcaaaacagagagttggtcaagcaaactcgatgggaccgattgcatatctcggggAGACCGAAATGATTGCAACAGGCAAcggagagtttgcaagcccatatcggtgagaccgagatcccatcggtgagaccgaactgattagggtttctggcagtggctatgtcaaatgaactcggtggcgccggatagatcaaatcggtggggccgagtttgaattttggtttaggacatatgtggatatgagaaagtggttgagggctttggagcatatcactaagcactttgaacaagcaagccattaagcaacatctcacccccttttaatagtattggcttttcctatggactcaatgtgatcttggatcactaaaatgaaaatgtagagtcttgagcttttgagcttttGCTAATCTTCTGTCCTtggcattttgaaggggttccacgtcctcttgtccaagccactccactgttgaactcatctgaaatatactaggtaaaagtattagtccaacaagagatatgttgacattaattaccgaaatcacccagggagcacttgtgctttcagatgacgatttgtattatgagttaggtgttttggtgatcgaagattgttcggagtcccggatgagatcacgggcatgatgaggagtctcaaaatggttgagaggtaaagattgatatattggacgatagtgttcggacaccggaatggttccggatcgtttcaggtatttttcggagtaccgggaggttaccggaaccgtccggggaaagtaatgggccactatgggccataggggagagaggaggcagcccacaaggggtggccaCGTGCCCCCCTCATGGGAGTctaaattggactaggggagggggcggcgcccccctttccttctcctcctccctctccttccccctcctccccctccgtGAGAAGGAATAAGAgggggggccgaatcctactaggactaggagtcctagtaggactcacCCCCACTTGGAGTGCCCCCTAGGGCcagcctcctccctctccctcctttatatacgtgggcatggcaccccttggagacacaccaATTGTTCCAAGCCATGTGCGGCGTCTCCCTCCAcggtttactcctccggtcatattcacatagtgcttatgtgaagccctgcgcggatcacatcaccatcaccgtcaccacaccgtcagccgtgctgacgaagctctccctcgacacgtTGCTGGATCAaaagttcgagggacgtcatcgagctgaacgtgtgctgaactcggaggtctcgtatgtttggtacttgatcggttggatcacgaagatgttcgactacatcaaccgcgttaacctaacgctacCGCTTTCGGTCTaagagggtacgtggacacactctccccctctcgttgctatgcatctcctagatagatcttgcgtgatcgtaggaaattttttgaaattgcatgctacgttccccaaaagATGTGTCAACCGTTAGGATGTTTTAGTGTTTATTGGCTCCCATTTTGACCAACTCTAAGATTGGACACATACAAACTCCCTGGTGACTTAGATTTGACATGTTAGGTAGGCGGCGATGGTCGCATGAGGGGATGTCGCCATTGGGCATGTCACCGGATGTTGAATGTGGCCTCTCGTTCTCCACTATGCGTGGAGCCCTCTACCTTGAGGAGTACGAGTTCAAGCATAGCAGTGGCCCCTACTATCTCCCCTCACCAACACGAGTTATCTCTTGTTTGTTGCACGATGTCACTTGTTGGTTTTCTTAACTCCAAGGACCAGTTGACCTCCAACATCAACAAATCGGTGTGCACAAGGCACCATCAGTCGATGCAAGGGAGAAGAAGACGACGGAGCTACGGGAGGGTATTTCTGAATGCATACAAGTAGTAAAATTGGGGGCTTTGGAAGAAGGCGGCGATAGCAAATCAGTCAAAGGAGGTTAAAGTCCTAATCAACATCtactagtagaatgcccgtgcattgccacgtgcttttgaattttttttgttgAAGTTATATAAAGATAATGCATGGTAAACTTCAGAAGTGAAAACAATATAACACGAACACAATTGCATAATTGTAAAGTGAACTGATAACAAGAAGGCAATTTGATGATGTATACGTACAAAGCGATGCACTAACTAAAAATCTATTACAAGTCATTAAGATCTACTTGATGCGCTTAAGAAATTCTCGCACAATATCAGAAAAGTTGTCTTTACCTTCATTCGCACGATGTTTGAGCAAGTATAATAAACACTGCTTCCTCAACTCATACCCATCGTGCAAAAACAAGATATGTAGTTAACACGAGTACTTCACATGGAAGGTCTTAAAACGTGTAACGGGCAATATTCATCGCACAAACCAACTTCATCAATTATTTATCGTTCCATCAGAGtataaaatgaaaaacaaaataGCCAGACATGTCCCCGCAATTTCCTAAATTATTATTATATTAAATATAGTGATAACAAAATAAATGTTTGTATTATGAATTTATTACCCATCATTGCTTGTTGAAATACCAGACGGAAATAAATGTTGTCATTTAGGCCTATCAAAATTCCAGCCCGGTTGCTTTATTTCGAGTGCTTCTTTGAATTCCCTCGCAATTTTTTTATATTTCACTAAATGCCTCAGAGTTCTAACCTCAGAGTGTTGTCCATGGATGACGTACAAGATCTATCGGCCTATGAATGCACATGGAAAATAAATCTATAAGTGATAGCTGTTAGAAACAACAATAAACCATGACAACCAATGGACAAAAGACCATACTTACCATGTTGCACGATAAGATGTTGTCTATCTCAAGTCAGCTATCAAATAAAGTTGTCGGTATCTGAATAGTTTCCTCAACGCGGAACTTTTGATCTCGTGTTGAATCCAGCATCATGGATAATGAGGCAAGACTAACCATATCTTGCTATAAATAAGTATTAACATGTTGTACGATATGATGATATTTTGATGGGTCTATGTCTTTTTCTCCGTCTTCTTTTATCTGACCAGATATAAACATGCTAATAATATGTACCTTTTTACCACTCTGTCTCGTAGATGGACTTGAGCAAGCATACAATACATGTAAGCAATTATAACCTATAATTCAATGTTTACAATATATTGTATTATTAGATATTATATATGATTTATATTATTAAGTACAAAGTTTATGCAACCGGCCTTACATCATCGTGCAAGAACATATCATCTTTCATAAGGCATTCCAAATCATCATTTGATAACAAGGCATCTTCAATGTCCACGAACTTGGTATTCTTGGGGCAGACATGATTAATTCGATGGCTATAATATCTCTACAACTACAAATATAGTATGTTGTTACGATAAAAAAAGAGTCAAATTAGTCGAATACAAATTGCAATATTACGAAGAAAAGATCAATAATAATATTGAAAAAATACCTTGTGCGACAACATTTAAATTAGCATCTTTTTTATGAGATATCATCGGTTCCACATAATTATGTTGTAAAAAACTCGGTGAATATTCAGCCCCTTTCAGCTACCTCGGTTCAGAACCCTTGTCGATGGGTTCCTTTTGAACATCTCCAAAATCCATATCTACCTCTTCTATATTTTGAAAGAAAAATATATAGGAATGCACTTTATTGTATTATCATGTATAACATACTTAGCTCAAACCCACATTAATCTATACCAcatcatcttgtaaaccgccTAAGGTGATGATTTATCAGATATTATATATTTGAAACTGAAAAATGattttttatttgatttttaatGAAACTTTCttcgaaatcactaattaaggagtactccTCGCAAAGATCACTCACACCTATTCAAGTTGTGACAAGTGACGCGCTGCATGTGCGTCACTTATCGCAAGTAGTTTTCACTTTTTTTTGTAGATCCGTTtatttaaaatgttttatctcttaaaccgtgcgtccaaatctcgaaccgtttttCATGGTTGGATTTCTCACGTTGAGATCTTCAAAATTAGATCCCACGTTGATAGATTTTAACGAActtttttcacgaaaaaaaccgGACGGAAAAACCAAACCGGGGACACCTTTTTCTCTTTCCAAAAGAGGCACAGCCGTGCCTATCGTGAAATTACAACTGTACCTCTCGCCGAAACAAAACCGTATCTCTCGCggaaggaaaaaaaacaaaaacatgttttttctgttttcgagaggcacggccgtgcctctcgcaAAAGCACAATCGTGCCtttcgcggaagcaaaaccgtgcctctcgtggaagcaaaaaaacaaaaaacgcgttttttctgtttctgagaggcacggtcgtgcctctcgcggaagaaaaaaaccaaaaaatacatctttttttcatttccgagaggcacgggcgtgcctctcgcgaaagcaaaacgtGCATCTGATGGAAGAAAAAACgtattttttttctgttttcgAGAGGCATGATTGTGCCTATCTCAAAAGTAAGACCGTGCCTCTTGCGGAAGCAAAAAAACGTGTTTTTCGCGCAAAAACATTTTTTCGAAATTTTTTTGGCccaaaagctaaggaagaccggtGCATAAAAAAACCCGTTTAAAAAGCCAAAAACTCgtgtaaaaaaataaaaaaatatcgAAGGGAGCGTCCAGAGCGCGACAGTGGCGGGCGGTTGAGAGTGCGTCAAGTGGCGCTGATCATTGTGAGGCTACCGAAGGAGCGCTTGTCAACTAGTGCTTCCGACTTTCTTCCATTCCATGTTTTGTTTTTAGAACCTCTTCAGTTCTTCAAAAAAAGATTAGTGTTTTTTTGTGCTAGGAAGATTAGTGATTATGGACCGAGATATTTTTCCTACCAGGAGGCAAGCGATAGGCCGGCCTCTAATACGGACTCGCTGGTCAACAGCAAGGCCCATGTAATTTGGGCCCAGAGCTATTgacctcccccctctctctctctcccgcagCTCCACTTCCTCCTCGGCCGCAGCCATTGTCTTCTGGCTCAtctctcccctccccctcccttcCTCGTCCCCACCCCCCCCAGACGCCATTAAACCCCACCTCTCCTACGACTGCCGGCGGCGAGCCCCGACCGGAGCAGGGATCGAGCGCGCAGAAGGGGGGAAGACATGGGGACCCTCGGGCGCGCGATCTACACGGTGGGCAAGTGGATCCGTGGAACGGGGCAGGCCATGGACCGCCTCGGATCCACCATCCAGGGCGGCCTCCGCGCCGAGGAGCAGGGTAATCATCCATATCCGCATCCGTCCCCCCCTCAGTCCGGTCACCCCTTCCTCCCTACGGGCTCTCTATCCATTTCGATTTGGCGCAGCCGTAGTATTGGCTGGCAGCCTGTCGTCAATTCGTCGCACTCATAGTTTTGGAGATGTTCGGTACCAGATCAGGTTGACTCAGAACTTTTGGGATTCTTATGGGGGAGAATGAAACTGGCATAGAAATTGGTACTGCCATACTGGTAATGTGACTCGAGAGTTGAAATGGGCCTAACATTTAGGGTTTGGTGCTATCACTCCAGGATTTCTGTTTTGTTTGTTGACTTGCAGTATTGTCAGTTATCAATGAAATGTAGCATCACAATCTCTTATTCTCGCCTTTTAAATTAGCTGTAAGTTAAGCATAATAAGGCATTGTTACGGTGACCATACTGACCTTTGTGGAAGTGCTGTATTTTGCGTGTCTGTCAAATTGATTATGTATCTAACTTATGTCCCATAGCATCACGAACAACGCCATTTCCTGTTTGAGTTAGGTCCAGTGCTATAGTTGGTGGAAATTAATTGTCAACATGCTTCATCTGGTAAATGACCAGGAATTGAATGCATTGGTAACAACAATGGGGAGTAGTTTCCCTTCATTATTTGAAGGCTGCTGTGTACCTATCTTGATCGATCGTTGTAGAACCATGAGGCATGAGCTACTTTGGTGAGATTAAAAAAAACTTCATTTCTGACCTGTGGTTACCCTTTTGTATGCCTTTATCAGTGTCAAGGCATCGTACAGTCATGAGCATATTTGACAAGGAGCCAAGGATCAACAAAGATGTTTTTGTTGCTCCCAGTGCATCTGTCATTGGTGATGTTGAGATTGGACATGGATCATCGATCTGGTATGGCTCCGTTTTGAGAGGTAAACACTTAACCTGACTAACCATGGTCGTTCATTATCTTGATGATTTTCTTCTCTTGTTCGCATCATTGATTATTTTTGAACCAGGAGGTGCTCTAGGTATAGATGTGTTACATAAAATTTTATTTTCTAAATGAACATGATTTTGACAGTATGTTGCTCAGAATGGATAGTAGTATGACCATTTTGTTGTTTTATGTTCTTGCCTTCAGGTGATGTCAACAGTATTCGTATTGGATCTGGATCAAATATACAAGACAACTCCCTTGTACATGTTGCAAAGACTAATATTAGCGGGAAGGTCCTTCCGACAATCATTGGAAGCAACGTTACAGTAGGTCAGTAATCCTAGCTCATTCTATATTTATATATGTAAGCACCTACAACATGCTACCAATATTTTGGTTTACCTTATTTTCAAGACAATCATGCTATGGCGTCATTTGCAAAGATAAATAAATATAAATCTGTTCTATATCTCATCCTCGTGATTGATTTGTGGATTTGAAACACCGAGCTTCATTTTGTCTTGATGATTGAGTCTATTATAATACTGCCTAAAGTAATAAATTTCTGCCAGGTCATAGTGCTGTTTTACATGCATGCACCATTGAGGATGAAGCATTTGTTGGTATGGGTGCCACTTTGCTTGACGGAGTGGTTGTTGAAAAGCACAGCATGGTTGGCGCCGGATCTCTTGTCAAGCAGAATACAAGGATTCCTTCTGGGGAGGTTATTTTCTTGTTGTCTTGATAAGCCAGTTTTTAGATGGTCATTATGCATCAATTATCATCATTATGTTTTTTAACAGTATTGGCTGCAATCATGCATTATACTAAGATGTCATTCTTTACGACATGTTATTTAGAAGATTGTCATACTCCTGGCTGAAAAATGACATGTCGATTTAAATGGTTTTAGATTAGAGTTATGTCCTTGCAAAGAACAGTTTGCTGTCAAAACTCTTTAGGAGTATAGTTAATAATGTTCAGGAAACCTTTCTATTGGAGAACAATCAATCCGGAAGCTCAATAATGTTTAGTACTAGCTCACTTTCTAGGTTAGACTTATGTTCTTGCAAAGAACAATTTGTTGTTAGAACTCTTTATGAGCACAGTTAATAAATCTGTCTGGTGTCAGGAACCATTCTGTTGAAGAACAATTTGTCTGGAAGCTCATATTCTGGATTTATTAATTAATTTAACTGGTTATTCAGCAGCTCCAAGACAAGGATGTTCAGCTttatatttgaaaaaaaatctatCTTGTGTGACTCTAGTGAATCATACCTCTTCCTTC contains:
- the LOC125536011 gene encoding gamma carbonic anhydrase 2, mitochondrial, which produces MGTLGRAIYTVGKWIRGTGQAMDRLGSTIQGGLRAEEQVSRHRTVMSIFDKEPRINKDVFVAPSASVIGDVEIGHGSSIWYGSVLRGDVNSIRIGSGSNIQDNSLVHVAKTNISGKVLPTIIGSNVTVGHSAVLHACTIEDEAFVGMGATLLDGVVVEKHSMVGAGSLVKQNTRIPSGEVWVGNPAKFLRKLTEEEITFIAQSAANYINLAHVHATENSKSFDEIELEKKLRKKFAHKDEEYDSMLGVVREIPPQLILPDNILPDKAPKAAVAH